Proteins encoded in a region of the Dehalococcoidia bacterium genome:
- a CDS encoding AbrB/MazE/SpoVT family DNA-binding domain-containing protein: MVSTRVGKRGTLVIPATFRHALGLEEGTTVTAEEFDGGVLIRPVIGDDFSEEERAALIAEAIKSYATLREDPRAWTEYQEEQAAWERLGIETWPKEVYPIDEDASHE, translated from the coding sequence ATGGTTTCCACGCGCGTGGGCAAACGCGGGACGCTCGTGATTCCGGCGACGTTCCGTCATGCCCTCGGCCTCGAAGAGGGCACGACGGTCACGGCCGAAGAATTCGATGGCGGCGTTCTGATTCGGCCGGTCATTGGCGACGACTTCAGTGAAGAGGAGCGGGCCGCGCTGATCGCCGAGGCCATCAAGTCGTACGCCACGCTGCGCGAGGATCCGCGCGCATGGACGGAGTATCAGGAGGAACAAGCGGCCTGGGAACGCTTGGGAATCGAGACGTGGCCCAAGGAGGTGTATCCAATCGACGAAGACGCCTCGCATGAATAG
- a CDS encoding dipeptidase, with amino-acid sequence MAEGAMNEFPLILDGHEDFLTQMSGYQDVAGGQGLTVAPEKAPRRRDFLAESSDGHVDLPRARKGGIGAAFASIWMRDEDAERDARGTAAVQIDDLLHTIDRADGQVRLIRSAADLDACLAGEAFGAILHFEGADQVSEDLRELRWYYEAGLRSLGITWSRSTVFGHGVRSARAQPPETGLTEAGKHLVAECNRLGIVVDVSHLNEAGFWDVAAISTKPFIATHSDAFAVSPHVRNLTDEQIKALARAGGCIGINLANSFIRPDRGRDSSTSLAMVAAHVDHIVGLVGDAHVAIGTDFDGTDVPDVLADATRLPLLLRELKRREYSDDALERITHGNFARVLGEVWR; translated from the coding sequence ATGGCCGAAGGCGCGATGAACGAGTTCCCGCTCATCCTCGACGGCCATGAGGACTTTTTGACGCAGATGAGCGGCTATCAGGATGTCGCCGGTGGCCAGGGCCTCACCGTCGCGCCCGAAAAGGCGCCGCGCCGCCGCGACTTTCTCGCCGAGAGCAGCGATGGCCACGTCGATCTGCCGCGGGCGCGCAAGGGCGGCATCGGCGCCGCCTTCGCCTCGATCTGGATGCGCGACGAGGACGCCGAGCGTGATGCCCGCGGCACTGCCGCCGTGCAGATCGACGATCTGCTGCACACGATCGACCGTGCGGACGGCCAGGTGCGGCTGATCCGTTCCGCCGCCGACCTCGACGCCTGCCTTGCCGGCGAGGCGTTCGGCGCGATCCTGCACTTCGAGGGCGCGGATCAGGTCAGCGAGGACCTGCGCGAGCTGCGCTGGTACTACGAGGCGGGGCTGCGCTCGCTCGGCATCACCTGGAGCCGCTCGACGGTGTTCGGCCACGGCGTGCGCTCGGCCCGCGCCCAGCCGCCGGAGACGGGGCTGACCGAGGCCGGCAAGCACCTGGTGGCCGAGTGCAACCGGCTGGGCATCGTGGTCGACGTCTCGCATCTCAACGAGGCCGGTTTCTGGGACGTGGCGGCGATCTCCACGAAGCCGTTCATCGCCACACACTCGGACGCCTTCGCCGTCTCGCCGCACGTGCGCAACCTGACGGACGAGCAGATCAAGGCGCTGGCGCGGGCCGGCGGCTGCATCGGCATCAACCTGGCGAACAGCTTCATCCGGCCCGATCGCGGCCGCGACAGCTCGACCTCGCTGGCGATGGTGGCCGCGCACGTGGACCATATCGTCGGCCTGGTGGGCGACGCGCACGTGGCGATCGGCACCGACTTCGACGGCACCGACGTGCCCGACGTGCTGGCCGACGCCACGCGCCTGCCGCTGCTGCTGCGCGAATTGAAACGGCGCGAGTACAGCGACGACGCGCTGGAGCGGATCACCCACGGCAACTTCGCCCGTGTGCTGGGCGAGGTCTGGCGCTAG
- a CDS encoding S53 family peptidase produces MSWHWRRGRILALCAVSLALLSTAAAWRPASAGLQFAPLAEVAPDSDLDLTGAAGPAYACTTPAPVVHSVSFHCYTPSQIFAAYGVDALHAEGTTGKGQTIVIVDSYGSPTAQHDLDVFSDTFGLPRTQIEFIYPDGTPPFNNSVNGSPAGWAFETSLDLQWAHAIAPDAHLVLVAANPAETQGVQGFPGIFKGEQIAVGRFPGAVLSQSFAVTEQSFHAAAAEQVQLLGQVYQRAAANRVTVLGSSGDSGTANGDKQGRVFPFPTVNWPSSDPMVTSAGGTWLQYGWTWNPTSPTSLSFLTTPGSRTEAVWDEPFLPAAGGGGRSVLFSTPAFQSGIAQSLLQGRRGLPDLSWNAAVDGGVLVYTSFPTVRVGWHIVGGTSAASPQLAALVALANQLADAAHKAHVGYLNPLIYQLPAGDFTDIVPQTFGPGAVTLADNAEFGSGIAGMAVTPGYDLATGFGSPKAHSFVHDLANLLP; encoded by the coding sequence ATGTCCTGGCACTGGCGGCGCGGGCGCATCCTCGCGCTGTGCGCCGTTTCCCTGGCGCTGCTGAGCACGGCTGCCGCCTGGCGGCCGGCCTCGGCCGGGCTGCAGTTCGCCCCGCTGGCCGAAGTGGCGCCCGACAGCGACCTCGACCTGACCGGCGCCGCGGGGCCGGCCTACGCCTGCACGACGCCCGCCCCCGTCGTCCATTCCGTCTCGTTTCACTGCTACACGCCGTCGCAGATCTTCGCCGCCTACGGCGTGGACGCACTGCACGCGGAGGGCACCACGGGCAAGGGCCAGACGATCGTGATCGTCGATTCGTATGGCAGCCCCACCGCGCAGCACGATCTCGACGTGTTCAGCGACACCTTCGGGCTGCCGCGCACGCAGATCGAGTTCATCTATCCGGACGGCACGCCGCCGTTCAACAACTCCGTGAACGGTTCGCCGGCCGGCTGGGCCTTCGAGACGAGCCTCGACCTGCAGTGGGCGCACGCGATCGCACCCGACGCCCACCTGGTGCTGGTCGCGGCCAACCCGGCCGAGACACAGGGCGTGCAGGGCTTCCCCGGCATCTTTAAGGGCGAGCAGATCGCGGTCGGCCGCTTCCCCGGCGCGGTGCTGAGCCAGAGCTTCGCCGTGACCGAGCAGTCTTTCCACGCCGCGGCCGCAGAGCAGGTGCAACTGCTGGGCCAGGTCTACCAGCGGGCCGCGGCGAACCGCGTCACGGTGCTTGGCTCCAGCGGCGACAGCGGCACGGCCAACGGCGACAAGCAGGGCCGCGTCTTCCCCTTCCCGACGGTCAACTGGCCCTCGTCGGACCCGATGGTCACCTCCGCGGGCGGCACCTGGCTGCAGTACGGCTGGACGTGGAATCCAACCAGCCCCACCAGCCTGAGCTTCCTTACCACCCCCGGCAGCCGCACCGAGGCCGTGTGGGATGAGCCGTTCCTGCCGGCGGCCGGCGGCGGCGGCCGCAGCGTGCTGTTCTCCACGCCCGCCTTCCAGAGCGGCATCGCCCAGAGCCTGTTGCAGGGGCGCCGCGGCCTGCCGGACCTCTCCTGGAACGCGGCGGTGGACGGCGGCGTGCTGGTGTACACGAGCTTCCCCACCGTGCGGGTCGGCTGGCACATCGTCGGCGGCACGAGCGCCGCCTCGCCGCAACTCGCGGCGCTCGTCGCGCTCGCCAACCAGCTAGCCGACGCGGCGCACAAGGCCCACGTCGGCTATCTCAACCCGCTGATCTACCAGCTCCCGGCGGGCGACTTCACCGACATCGTGCCGCAGACGTTTGGCCCCGGCGCCGTCACGCTGGCGGACAACGCGGAGTTCGGCAGCGGCATCGCCGGCATGGCGGTCACGCCCGGTTACGACCTCGCCACCGGCTTCGGCAGCCCGAAGGCGCACAGTTTCGTGCACGACCTGGCCAACCTGTTACCGTAA
- a CDS encoding dihydroorotate oxidase, giving the protein MPELAAEIGGVRLALLLMNASGPNCTTLAQLTALAQSDAGAVVTKSMTREPRAGNAEPRYADLPLGSINSMGLPNLGYLAYCRLLPRLREFGKPVVASIAGFSLDDYVTIVRATSEAGFDLIEVNLSCPNIAGEPQVGYDFGHSEEVLAAVRAVCRRPLGVKLPPYFDPVHHERMAAIVRRSGVDFLTLINSVGNALVIDAESETPVIHPRGGFGGLGGEYIKPVALANVRAFHTLTGGAIPIIGVGGAYTGRDVFEFLLAGASAVQLGTAYMQEGTGIFARVAAELDALLAARSYAGAAAAVGKLKPLPAAQPAATG; this is encoded by the coding sequence ATGCCCGAGCTTGCGGCCGAGATCGGCGGTGTGCGCCTCGCGTTGCTGCTGATGAACGCTTCCGGCCCGAACTGCACGACACTGGCGCAGCTCACGGCGCTGGCGCAGTCGGACGCCGGCGCCGTGGTCACCAAGTCGATGACGCGCGAGCCGCGCGCCGGCAACGCCGAGCCGCGCTACGCCGACTTGCCGCTCGGATCGATCAACTCGATGGGTCTGCCGAACCTGGGCTATCTCGCATACTGCCGCCTGCTGCCGCGCCTGCGCGAGTTCGGCAAGCCGGTGGTCGCCAGCATCGCCGGCTTCTCCTTGGACGACTACGTGACGATCGTGCGGGCGACTTCGGAGGCGGGCTTCGACCTGATCGAAGTCAACCTGTCTTGCCCCAACATCGCCGGCGAGCCGCAGGTGGGCTACGACTTCGGGCATTCAGAGGAGGTGCTGGCGGCGGTGCGCGCCGTCTGCCGGCGGCCGCTGGGCGTGAAGCTGCCGCCCTACTTTGACCCGGTGCACCACGAGCGCATGGCGGCGATCGTGCGCCGCAGCGGCGTGGATTTCCTCACGCTGATCAACTCGGTGGGCAACGCGCTGGTGATCGACGCCGAGAGCGAGACGCCGGTGATCCATCCGCGCGGCGGCTTCGGCGGCCTCGGCGGCGAATACATCAAGCCGGTGGCGCTGGCAAACGTACGCGCCTTCCACACGCTCACCGGCGGCGCGATTCCGATCATCGGCGTGGGCGGCGCCTACACGGGCCGCGACGTGTTCGAGTTCTTGCTGGCCGGCGCCAGCGCCGTGCAGCTCGGCACGGCCTACATGCAGGAGGGCACCGGCATCTTCGCCCGCGTCGCCGCCGAGCTGGACGCCCTGCTTGCCGCCAGGAGCTACGCCGGTGCGGCCGCGGCGGTCGGCAAGCTGAAGCCGCTGCCGGCGGCGCAGCCCGCCGCCACGGGCTGA
- the rpsT gene encoding 30S ribosomal protein S20 yields MPNTRSAAKRMRQALKRRLRNRAATSTIKTYVHRAERQIAGGEMADAETTVHLALRALDKAAQKGIIHKNNAARRKSRLMRKLNAAKAPQA; encoded by the coding sequence TTGCCGAACACGCGATCGGCGGCAAAACGCATGCGGCAGGCGCTGAAGCGCCGCCTGCGCAACCGTGCCGCAACCAGCACGATCAAGACCTACGTCCACCGCGCGGAACGGCAGATCGCCGGCGGCGAGATGGCCGATGCGGAGACGACGGTGCACCTCGCCCTGCGCGCCCTGGACAAGGCAGCGCAGAAGGGCATCATTCACAAGAACAACGCCGCGCGACGCAAGTCGCGGCTGATGCGCAAGCTCAACGCGGCCAAGGCGCCGCAGGCCTGA
- a CDS encoding DNA-3-methyladenine glycosylase, protein MPRFAALDLDAAFAHLAAADPVLAALLEQFQPRAPRPEHGLFHDLVEAIVSQQLSGKAAATIMRRLHEAVAPTGDMTPEAVLRTDHEILRGAGLSNAKARYVRALAEAVVEGTLDLAALPGLDDDAVAAQLTRVRGIGRWTAEMILLFSLARPDVLSTGDLGIRNAVMRHYRLPALPTPAELETIAEPWRPHRSAALLLLWQSLDNRPPLEAPREDAAD, encoded by the coding sequence ATGCCCCGTTTTGCTGCCCTCGACCTCGACGCAGCCTTCGCCCACCTGGCCGCGGCGGACCCCGTGCTCGCGGCGCTGCTGGAACAGTTCCAGCCACGCGCGCCGCGGCCCGAGCACGGCCTCTTCCACGACCTGGTCGAGGCGATCGTCAGCCAGCAGCTCTCCGGCAAGGCGGCGGCGACGATCATGCGCCGCCTGCACGAGGCGGTGGCGCCCACTGGCGACATGACGCCCGAGGCCGTGCTGCGCACCGACCACGAGATCCTGCGCGGCGCCGGCCTCTCCAACGCCAAGGCGCGCTACGTCCGCGCTCTCGCCGAGGCGGTGGTAGAAGGGACGCTCGATCTCGCGGCGCTGCCGGGACTCGATGATGATGCCGTCGCCGCCCAGCTCACGCGCGTGCGAGGCATCGGCCGCTGGACGGCGGAGATGATCCTGCTCTTTTCGCTGGCCCGCCCCGACGTGCTCTCCACCGGCGACCTCGGCATCCGCAACGCGGTGATGCGCCACTACCGCCTGCCGGCGCTGCCCACACCAGCGGAGCTGGAAACGATCGCGGAGCCGTGGCGGCCGCATCGCAGCGCCGCCTTGCTGCTGCTCTGGCAAAGCCTCGACAACCGCCCGCCGCTGGAGGCGCCGCGCGAAGACGCCGCAGACTGA
- a CDS encoding carboxyl transferase domain-containing protein, which translates to MVWQPELDELARRRELALGMGGPENIARQHNGGKLTVRERVDRLLDAGSFHEVGALAGGARYDDEGNLVEFRPSNFVMGHGRIDGRRVVIGGDDFTVRGGAADASVGGKQGYSERMALEMKLPLVRLVDGTGGGGSVRTLGSSGRTYVPANPAWETVIAALSEIPVVGAAMGSVAGLGAARVVTSHFSVMVKDSSQLFVAGPPVVEAGMGTPITKEGLGGSQIHAHGSLAVDNEAESEDDAFEQIRRFLSYMPQNVWEQPHRCPSDDDPCRREEELLSIIPRNRRRPYNARKLLQLVVDRDSFFEMGRFQGPSQITGFARLHGYPVAVLANDPLVYGGGMDAPASEKLERFVDIADTFHLPIVNFVDQPGFVIGVQAEKAGTIRKGAAAMAAVYQATVPLAAIMLRRAYGVAGAAHMNHSHYNLRVAWPSGDWGSLPIEGGIEAAYRRDLANAPDPAALRAEIERKLNMVRSPFRVAEAFGIEELIDPRDTRALLCDWAELAYAVEATRLGPKRRGARC; encoded by the coding sequence ATGGTTTGGCAACCGGAACTGGATGAGCTGGCGCGCCGCCGCGAGCTGGCGCTGGGCATGGGCGGTCCCGAAAATATCGCCCGCCAGCACAACGGCGGCAAGCTCACCGTGCGCGAGCGCGTCGATCGCCTGCTGGACGCGGGCAGCTTCCACGAGGTCGGCGCCCTGGCCGGCGGCGCCCGCTACGACGACGAGGGCAACCTGGTCGAGTTCCGCCCGTCCAACTTCGTGATGGGCCACGGCCGGATCGACGGCCGGCGCGTCGTCATAGGCGGCGACGACTTCACCGTGCGCGGCGGCGCGGCCGACGCCTCGGTCGGCGGCAAGCAGGGCTACTCGGAGCGCATGGCGCTGGAGATGAAGCTGCCGCTGGTGCGGCTGGTCGACGGCACCGGCGGCGGCGGCAGCGTGCGCACGCTGGGCAGCAGCGGCCGCACCTATGTGCCCGCCAATCCCGCCTGGGAGACAGTGATCGCGGCGCTGAGCGAGATCCCGGTCGTCGGCGCGGCGATGGGCTCGGTCGCCGGCCTCGGCGCGGCGCGCGTGGTCACCTCGCATTTCTCCGTGATGGTGAAGGACAGCTCGCAGCTCTTCGTCGCCGGGCCGCCGGTGGTCGAGGCGGGCATGGGCACACCGATCACCAAGGAAGGGCTGGGCGGCTCGCAGATCCACGCGCACGGCAGCCTGGCCGTGGACAATGAAGCCGAGAGCGAGGACGACGCCTTCGAGCAGATCCGCCGCTTCCTCTCCTACATGCCACAGAACGTCTGGGAGCAGCCGCACCGCTGCCCGAGCGACGACGACCCCTGCCGCCGCGAGGAGGAACTGCTCTCGATCATCCCGCGCAACCGCCGCCGGCCCTACAACGCACGCAAGCTGCTGCAGCTCGTTGTGGACCGCGACTCGTTCTTCGAGATGGGGCGCTTCCAGGGACCGTCGCAGATCACCGGCTTCGCCCGGCTCCACGGCTACCCGGTGGCCGTGCTCGCCAACGATCCGCTGGTCTACGGCGGCGGTATGGACGCGCCCGCCTCGGAGAAGCTCGAGCGTTTCGTGGACATCGCCGACACGTTTCACCTGCCGATCGTCAACTTCGTCGATCAGCCCGGCTTCGTGATCGGCGTGCAGGCGGAGAAGGCGGGCACGATCCGCAAGGGCGCCGCGGCGATGGCGGCGGTCTACCAGGCGACGGTGCCGCTGGCAGCGATCATGCTGCGCCGCGCCTACGGTGTGGCCGGCGCCGCGCACATGAACCACTCGCACTACAACCTGCGCGTGGCCTGGCCCTCGGGCGACTGGGGCTCGCTGCCGATCGAGGGCGGCATCGAGGCGGCCTACAGGCGCGACCTGGCGAACGCGCCCGACCCGGCCGCCCTGCGCGCCGAGATCGAGCGCAAGCTCAACATGGTGCGCTCGCCCTTCCGCGTGGCCGAGGCCTTCGGCATCGAGGAGCTGATCGACCCGCGCGACACCCGCGCCCTGCTCTGCGACTGGGCCGAGCTGGCCTACGCGGTCGAGGCCACGCGCCTCGGCCCCAAGCGCCGCGGCGCCCGCTGCTGA
- the rimO gene encoding 30S ribosomal protein S12 methylthiotransferase RimO — protein MRYHLVTLGCPKNTVDSERLERLLLARRHVPTPRPSDADLLIVNTCGFIDASKEESVDTILRLAAIKKPGQRLIAAGCMTQLYGDEVAREIPEVDHVFGVEQWQQVAALAEGEAAAPWDIPLTASPMRHRTSAYLKISDGCDAPCTFCIIPKIKGRFTSLGAGAIVAEARRLVAEGARELVLVAQDSTAWGEDLGRRDGLADLLRLLAESLPEQPWLRIMYAYPGRVREPLIRAMAELPTVVPYLDMPLQHGSVALLRRMQRPSNMVMVRRTLAELRAAMPEIALRTSLIVGFPGETRAEFAELQAFVEEARFDHVGVFTYSPQEGTPAAAMPGQIAERVKRRRRDELMAQQQGISHEKHKALVGSEMTVLIEAAQRQQDGGEVISVGRGSRDAPEVDGVVLVHGELEPGSRVPVRITGAMPYDLLAEPLAAPVP, from the coding sequence GTGCGCTATCACCTTGTCACCCTGGGCTGCCCCAAGAACACGGTCGACTCCGAGCGGCTGGAGCGGCTGCTGCTGGCCCGCCGCCACGTACCCACGCCACGGCCCTCCGACGCCGATCTGCTGATCGTTAACACCTGCGGCTTCATCGACGCCTCCAAAGAGGAATCGGTGGACACGATCCTGCGGCTGGCCGCGATCAAGAAACCGGGCCAGCGGCTGATCGCCGCCGGCTGTATGACGCAGCTCTACGGCGACGAGGTCGCGCGGGAGATCCCGGAGGTCGATCACGTCTTCGGCGTCGAGCAGTGGCAGCAGGTGGCGGCGCTGGCCGAGGGCGAAGCCGCGGCGCCGTGGGACATCCCCCTGACCGCATCGCCCATGCGCCACCGCACCAGCGCCTATCTGAAGATCTCCGACGGCTGCGACGCGCCCTGCACCTTCTGCATCATCCCGAAGATCAAGGGCCGCTTCACCAGCCTCGGCGCCGGCGCGATCGTGGCCGAGGCGCGGCGGCTGGTGGCGGAAGGGGCGCGCGAGCTGGTGCTGGTGGCGCAGGACAGCACGGCCTGGGGCGAAGACCTGGGCCGGCGCGACGGCCTCGCCGATCTGCTGCGCCTGCTGGCGGAATCGCTGCCCGAGCAGCCTTGGCTGCGCATCATGTACGCCTATCCCGGCCGCGTGCGCGAGCCGCTGATCCGGGCGATGGCCGAGCTGCCGACCGTCGTGCCCTATCTCGACATGCCTCTGCAGCACGGCAGCGTCGCCCTGCTGCGCCGCATGCAGCGGCCGAGCAACATGGTGATGGTGCGCCGCACGCTGGCCGAGCTGCGCGCGGCGATGCCCGAAATTGCGCTGCGCACCTCGCTGATCGTCGGCTTTCCCGGCGAGACGCGGGCCGAGTTTGCCGAGCTGCAGGCGTTCGTCGAGGAGGCGCGCTTCGACCACGTCGGCGTCTTCACCTACTCGCCGCAGGAGGGCACCCCCGCCGCCGCCATGCCCGGGCAGATCGCCGAGCGGGTGAAAAGGCGCCGCCGCGACGAGCTGATGGCCCAGCAGCAGGGCATCTCGCACGAGAAGCACAAGGCGCTGGTCGGCAGCGAGATGACGGTGCTGATCGAGGCAGCGCAGCGGCAGCAGGACGGCGGCGAGGTGATCTCCGTCGGCCGCGGCTCCCGCGACGCGCCGGAGGTGGACGGCGTGGTGCTGGTGCACGGCGAGCTTGAGCCGGGCAGCCGCGTGCCCGTGCGCATCACCGGCGCCATGCCCTACGACCTGCTGGCCGAGCCACTGGCCGCGCCCGTTCCTTGA
- a CDS encoding methyltransferase: MALRVAATLRIADRIAQGTNTAPALAAAAGADADAFERLLRHLVTAGVLSHGDAREYGVTPLGEALRDDHPSGLRERLDIEGAVGHADLAFACLSHSIRTGESAFPLQFGRSFWDDLAANPARSASFDAQMGVDAAAWARDVVGAYDWGALGRLVDVGGGNGAMLIALLQAHPALRGTVFDLPATATTARAALAAAGLQARGDAVGGSFFEPLPAGADGYLLSAILHDWPDAAALAILRRCAEAAGAAGKVFVLEKIGADGKSLQTAMDLRMLAFFGGKERGVAELAALGAEAGLKLAAVHPAGPLAIVEFRAA; encoded by the coding sequence ATGGCCCTGCGCGTGGCGGCCACGCTGCGCATCGCCGATCGGATCGCGCAGGGCACGAACACGGCGCCCGCGCTGGCCGCCGCGGCGGGCGCCGACGCCGACGCGTTCGAGCGCCTGCTGCGCCATCTGGTCACGGCCGGGGTGCTGAGTCACGGGGACGCCCGTGAGTACGGGGTGACGCCGCTGGGCGAGGCGCTGCGCGACGATCATCCATCCGGCCTGCGCGAGCGGCTGGACATCGAGGGCGCGGTCGGCCACGCGGACCTGGCGTTTGCCTGCCTGTCGCACAGCATCCGCACGGGAGAGTCGGCGTTTCCCTTGCAGTTCGGCCGCTCGTTCTGGGACGACCTGGCGGCGAATCCCGCCCGTTCCGCCTCCTTCGACGCGCAGATGGGCGTCGATGCCGCGGCCTGGGCGCGCGACGTGGTCGGCGCCTACGACTGGGGCGCGCTCGGGCGCCTGGTGGATGTGGGCGGCGGCAACGGCGCGATGCTGATCGCCCTGCTGCAGGCACACCCGGCGCTGCGCGGCACGGTCTTCGATCTGCCGGCCACGGCCACGACGGCGCGCGCGGCGCTGGCGGCGGCGGGCCTGCAAGCGCGGGGCGATGCCGTCGGCGGCAGCTTCTTCGAGCCCCTGCCGGCGGGGGCGGACGGCTATCTGCTCTCGGCGATCCTGCACGACTGGCCCGACGCGGCGGCGCTCGCCATTCTGCGGCGCTGCGCCGAGGCGGCGGGTGCGGCGGGCAAGGTCTTCGTGCTGGAGAAGATCGGCGCGGACGGAAAGTCGCTGCAGACGGCGATGGACCTGCGCATGCTCGCCTTCTTCGGCGGCAAGGAGCGCGGCGTGGCCGAGCTTGCCGCCCTCGGCGCGGAAGCCGGCCTGAAGCTGGCCGCGGTGCACCCGGCGGGGCCGCTGGCGATCGTCGAGTTCAGGGCCGCGTGA
- a CDS encoding D-cysteine desulfhydrase family protein, whose protein sequence is MATVMHLHDFARVPLAQVPTPLDEAPRLSAALGGPRILLKRDDLSGLALGGNKARKLELLLAEALAQGADTIITTGAADSNHCRMTAAAAARLGLKCLLLLGAKDEAPALQGNLLLDQLFGAEVCFASSSRVPNRNALLPELAAQVRARGGKPYAFPSGGSIGLGALGYALALQELIDQLAARGVEPDYLVCASGSGGTHAGLLLGAALFKPRFEILAVNVDDPANDELEGRTRQVYAEGAALLGLPSEQPVAPFHLLTGYLGKGYGVLTPGGAEAIRLLARTEGVLLDPVYTGKAMALLIDYVRTGRIGAERTVVFLHTGGAPALFTQAPELVAAPGLAPRAPHWWGRA, encoded by the coding sequence ATGGCAACCGTCATGCATTTGCACGACTTCGCCCGCGTGCCGCTGGCGCAGGTGCCCACCCCGCTCGACGAGGCGCCGCGCCTATCGGCGGCACTCGGCGGGCCGCGCATCCTGCTCAAGCGCGACGATCTCAGCGGCCTGGCGCTGGGCGGCAACAAGGCGCGCAAGCTCGAGCTGCTGCTGGCCGAGGCGCTGGCGCAGGGCGCGGACACCATAATCACCACCGGCGCGGCTGACTCCAACCACTGCCGCATGACCGCAGCCGCGGCCGCACGGCTCGGTCTCAAGTGCCTGCTGCTGCTCGGCGCGAAGGACGAGGCGCCGGCGCTGCAGGGCAACCTGCTGCTCGATCAGCTCTTCGGCGCCGAGGTCTGCTTCGCCTCATCGAGCCGCGTGCCCAACCGCAACGCGCTGCTGCCCGAGCTTGCGGCGCAGGTGCGCGCCCGCGGCGGCAAACCGTACGCCTTCCCCTCCGGCGGCTCGATCGGCCTGGGCGCGCTCGGCTACGCGCTGGCGCTGCAGGAACTGATCGACCAACTCGCGGCGCGCGGCGTCGAGCCCGATTATCTGGTCTGCGCCTCCGGCTCCGGCGGCACGCACGCCGGGCTGTTATTGGGCGCGGCGCTGTTCAAACCGCGCTTCGAGATCCTGGCCGTGAACGTGGACGATCCGGCCAACGACGAGCTGGAAGGGCGCACGCGCCAGGTCTACGCCGAGGGCGCGGCACTGCTCGGCCTGCCGAGCGAGCAGCCGGTGGCGCCCTTCCACCTGCTCACCGGCTACCTGGGCAAGGGCTACGGCGTGCTCACGCCCGGCGGCGCGGAGGCGATCCGCCTGCTCGCGCGCACAGAAGGCGTGCTGCTCGATCCGGTCTACACCGGCAAGGCGATGGCGCTCTTGATCGACTACGTGCGCACGGGCCGCATCGGCGCGGAGAGGACGGTCGTCTTTCTGCACACGGGCGGCGCGCCGGCGCTGTTCACGCAGGCGCCGGAGCTTGTTGCTGCACCAGGCCTCGCACCGCGGGCGCCGCACTGGTGGGGCAGAGCCTGA
- a CDS encoding helix-turn-helix domain-containing protein, which translates to MTGLGAILQQTRAARGVSLEEAERVTHIARRYLQGLEDEDFSVFPAPVFARGFLRNYSQYLGLDPDEMADLWPGNADQQPARPEPAPETGRSEFERRTGPLRTRGPSDRSGIRRPFGSRGGAAPGPLSRGAGPRGGQTSAAPALLAVVVAVVAMLLIALIASRAGGASAPGGSANRPSASRPAGGNQPAASPTAPPRSAGKMPNLVGKTRQEALAQLQQAGVTPLVVGVSSANAAAAPDAVLRQDPSPGTAITTNSAISLIVNGAAAAATPTPQPGATPRATATPRATATPRTVR; encoded by the coding sequence ATGACCGGCCTGGGAGCGATCCTCCAGCAAACGCGCGCGGCGCGCGGCGTCTCCCTGGAGGAAGCCGAGCGGGTGACGCACATCGCCCGCCGCTACCTGCAGGGGCTCGAAGACGAGGACTTCAGCGTCTTTCCGGCTCCTGTTTTCGCGCGTGGCTTCCTGCGCAACTACAGCCAGTACCTCGGCCTCGACCCGGACGAGATGGCCGACCTCTGGCCGGGGAACGCCGATCAGCAGCCGGCACGGCCGGAGCCAGCGCCCGAAACCGGGCGCAGCGAGTTCGAGCGGCGCACGGGGCCGCTGCGCACGCGCGGCCCGTCGGATCGCTCCGGCATTCGCCGGCCGTTCGGCTCGCGCGGCGGCGCGGCGCCCGGCCCGCTCTCGCGCGGCGCCGGTCCGCGTGGCGGGCAGACTTCCGCCGCACCCGCCCTTCTCGCGGTGGTCGTCGCCGTCGTGGCTATGTTGCTGATCGCCCTGATCGCCTCGCGCGCCGGCGGCGCGTCCGCGCCAGGCGGCAGCGCCAACCGGCCCAGCGCCTCCCGGCCCGCCGGCGGCAACCAGCCCGCCGCCAGCCCGACGGCGCCGCCGCGCAGCGCCGGCAAGATGCCGAACCTGGTCGGCAAGACTCGACAAGAGGCGCTCGCGCAGTTGCAGCAGGCCGGGGTGACGCCGCTGGTGGTCGGAGTAAGCAGCGCCAATGCCGCCGCGGCCCCTGATGCCGTGCTGCGCCAGGATCCCTCGCCCGGCACCGCGATCACCACCAACTCCGCCATCTCCCTGATCGTCAACGGCGCCGCGGCCGCTGCCACGCCGACGCCGCAGCCGGGCGCCACGCCCCGTGCCACGGCGACGCCCCGTGCCACGGCGACGCCCCGCACGGTACGCTGA